A stretch of Salvelinus alpinus chromosome 4, SLU_Salpinus.1, whole genome shotgun sequence DNA encodes these proteins:
- the LOC139573934 gene encoding uncharacterized protein: protein MERCSISPVKRLTAHRCLFFLLVAAVTRPSTCNRDDEGEGQVEAFSAQLSVTGQVTPTPIWSVDWGPTLALEDETHHFLSSQEADLYHHGHEVPTTTAEAWLHHQSAPGSVLPQEPLDLLEAPDAEGVENGGSEAEEREPEEVDPQFYVTVTISSLLILTAVIITAKLCYDRSCSQHPPPLSRGVAPPLSLALPRSLALEDSRQTLHGTPSFTDRERIPVVNL, encoded by the exons ATGGAGAGATG ctccatcTCTCCTGTCAAACGACTGACCGCCCACCGCTGCCTTTTCTTCCTCCTGGTTGCCGCGGTGACGCGACCCTCAACCTGTAACCGTGACGACGAGGGCGAGGGGCAGGTGGAGGCCTTCTCAGCCCAGCTGTCCGTCACAGGACAGGTCACACCCACCCCTATTTGGTCCGTGGACTGGGGCCCCACACTAGCCCTGGAGGACGAGACGCATCACTTCCTGTCCAGCCAGGAAGCGGACCTGTACCACCATGGCCATGAAGTCCCCACAACAACCGCTGAGGCCTGGCTGCATCATCAGAGTGCACCGGGCAGCGTTTTGCCCCAGGAGCCCCTGGATCTGCTGGAGGCCCCGGACGCAGAGGGAGTGGAGAATGGAGGAAgtgaggcagaggagagagagcctGAGGAAG TGGACCCTCAGTTTTATGTCACAGTGACCATCTCCTCTCTGCTCATCCTGACTGCTGTCATCATAACAGCCAAACTCTG ttaCGACCGCAGCTGTTCCCAGCACCCGCCCCCGCTTTCCCGTGGCGtggccccccccctctctctagccctcccTCGTTCCCTGGCTCTGGAGGACAGCCGGCAGACACTGCACGGCACCCCCTCCTTTACCGACAGGGAGAG gATCCCCGTGGTGAACCTCTAA